A part of Anolis sagrei isolate rAnoSag1 chromosome 3, rAnoSag1.mat, whole genome shotgun sequence genomic DNA contains:
- the GPR12 gene encoding G-protein coupled receptor 12, with the protein MTEEPTVNVTWLPQDRLDVGWTENVSAASVTSLIPVNDPEPDFIVNPWDIVLCTSGTLISCENAVVVLIIFHNPSLRAPMFLLIGSLALADLLAGIGLIFNFIFAYLLQSESTKLVTVGLIVASFSASVCSLLAITVDRYLSLYYALTYNSERTVTFTYVMLILLWGASICIGLLPIMGWNCLQDESTCSVIRPLTKNNAAVLSVSFLLMFALMLQLYIQICKIVMRHAHQIALQHHFLATSHYVTTRKGVSTLAIILGTFAACWMPFTLYSLIADYTYPSIYTYATLLPATYNSIINPVIYAFRNQEIQKALWLICCGCIPSNLSARARSPSDV; encoded by the coding sequence ATGACCGAAGAGCCGACGGTTAATGTAACGTGGCTGCCTCAGGATCGCTTAGATGTTGGTTGGACGGAAAATGTTTCGGCTGCCTCGGTCACCTCCCTAATCCCCGTCAATGACCCAGAGCCGGACTTTATAGTCAACCCCTGGGATATTGTCTTGTGTACTTCGGGAACCTTGATCTCCTGTGAGAATGCGGTGGTGGTCCTGATTATCTTCCACAACCCCAGCCTTCGTGCCCCAATGTTCCTCCTAATCGGCAGCCTGGCTTTAGCAGACCTCTTAGCCGGCATTGGATTGATCTTCAATTTCATTTTTGCCTATCTTCTCCAGTCAGAGTCTACCAAGCTGGTCACGGTTGGGCTGATTGTTGCCTCTTTCTCAGCTTCGGTCTGCAGTTTGCTGGCTATCACTGTCGACCGGTACCTCTCCCTCTATTATGCTCTGACTTACAATTCGGAGAGGACTGTCACTTTCACCTATGTCATGCTCATTTTGCTCTGGGGAGCTTCCATCTGCATTGGGCTGCTGCCTATTATGGGCTGGAATTGCCTCCAAGACGAGTCCACCTGCAGCGTGATCCGGCCGCTGACCAAAAACAACGCGGCGgtcctctctgtctctttcttgcTCATGTTTGCTCTCATGCTGCAGCTGTACATTCAGATCTGCAAAATTGTGATGCGACATGCCCATCAGATTGCTTTGCAGCACCACTTCCTGGCCACTTCCCACTATGTGACGACTCGGAAAGGAGTGTCAACTTTAGCCATTATCCTGGGAACCTTTGCTGCTTGCTGGATGCCTTTCACACTGTATTCCTTAATAGCCGACTACACCTACCCTTCTATATATACCTATGCTACCCTCCTTCCAGCCACGTACAATTCTATTATTAACCCTGTAATATATGCTTTCCGAAATCAAGAAATACAGAAGGCACTTTGGCTCATCTGCTGCGGCTGCATCCCTTCGAACCTGTCTGCAAGAGCGAGATCGCCCAGTGATGTTTGA